The DNA window GGTCGTCATCTGCTGGCTCTCCATCTTGTTCAATGGCCGAAGGCCGCGAAGGCTTCGCGAATCGACTCGGTCTGCACATCCGGGTCGGCGGGATCGATGCCACGGGCGACCAGGTCGATGGCTTCGCGGATGCTCCTGGCGCCCGCCGCGGGACCGCCGGGATGGCCGAAGATCCCTCTTCCTGGAACCAGCCCGAAGTCCGGGGTCTGGAACGTCTCGAACATGCGCTTCACGCTCCCCGCCCAGTCGCTTCCGCCGGGCATCGGCAGGGCGGGGGCGATGCTGCCCATGGGTTCGAGACACGCGCGGAAGTCGGCCATCACCTCGTCAGGGGTGAGGTGCATGCGATCTGACAGCCCGGGCATGATGATGGCGTCGAAGCCCACAAGACGCTGCAGGCGTGTCCAGACCCGCGAGCTGACGCCGTGGAACGCCAGTCTCGACATCGGCGCGATCATGTCGAAGTGGGAGAAGACCGGAACGCGCGCCTTCCGCGTCACGAGACGGCACCCGCTCAGGCCGATGGTCGCGGCGTTGAGCATGACCGCTGCGTGCCCGGAGCCGATGGCCACGGCCACCTCGTACAGCTCCACCAGGCGGTGCACCTCATCGGTGATGTTCATGAGGTACAGCTTGTTCTCGCCGGTCTCAGCGCTGGCCGCGCGCACCTTCGGATACACGCGCGCGGCGCGTGCGGCCAGCGGAGAGTAGGGGGCGTCGGCAAGCATCTCGTCGTCCTTGACGATGTCGGCGCCACCGCGCAACGCTTGATACCCGAGCTCGGCGAAGGGCTCGACGGGCATGCCGATGTTGGGCTTGATCACGCCCGCGATGATCGGACGGTCGTGCACGTCGAGAATCTCGCGGATGCCCTGTACGCCGAATCGTGGACCCTCGAAGTGCTCGAGGAAGCTGGGGGGGAGATGGATGTCTTCAAGACGCACGTGCGGGACCCCAGGCGTGAAGAACGCGCCTTCGCCGGCCACCGCGGTGAGCATGTTGGGGAGTCGCGGACCGAAGTTGAGCATGGGATGGGCGATGCGCGCCCGTGCCCGCCACCACCGCTTGTTCTTGCCCGTCACGGTGGGTGCGCTGGGGCCTTCGAGCTCGCGGGCGTCGCTCAGCTCGACGAGAAGCGCGGCGTGCTTTGGGCGATAGTCTTCGTTGACGCCGACGCGGTTCCAGAGGGCGGTGCTCTGCTCGCGGCACATGTGCACCGCCGCCTTCCACGGGTCGTCGAAGGTCTCGAACACGTAGTCGAGCAGCAGGTACCCCTCGTCGAGCAGCTTTCGGTTCGGTGCAGCGATGAAGCCGCGATCTTCTTCGTTCACCCTCGGTTCTCTCCCGTGCGCTCCAGGCTCCCGTCTCAACAGCGCTGCGGCGGGAGTTCGGTGAGGTTCGTCGCGTTGATTCGAATTCCTCGGAGGGGTCGGCGGGTGGCACGGGGAAGCCGACAGCCCATGGCGCTAGATGAGTGGGCGTTCTCCCGAGGCCTGGCGCTCAAGAGGGTCGTGCGCAACGCCTTCTCGCCTGCACAGATGCGGGCGCTGCGCCCCGCGATTCTGGGCAGCCCCTACCTGGCCGAGAACAACCTGAACTATCGTTTCTCCGGAACCCGCGGCTTCTCGGTGGTGTTTCGAATCGAGGGCGTCGATCGTGTCCGGGAGACCTTCCCCGCCTTCGCTCCCTACCTCGATCACGTGCTCGACGCGCGATGCAACGCCTTCTTCCTGAACCCGCTCGTTCTCGGGGAGGCGCCCGATGAGGGTTCCACAGGCGCACGGGTTGCGCCTCACGTCGACCGAAGCCTGCGCTCATACACGCTGCCCATGGAGCCCCCCAATCCGCACTTCGTCACGGTGCTGTACGTCGAGGTTCCCAAAGGCATGCAGGGGGGCGTGCTGCGGCTCTATCACCGGCTGCTGCCGGTGGGACGCGTGATCCCTCGGGAGGGCGATCTGGTCTGGTTCCAGGGCGGGCTGCGCCACGAGGTGACGGCCGTCCGGGTGGGGGCCGGACAGCAGCGGGTCAGCCTGGTGTGCGAGCACTACCAGCTGCCTGCCGCCCTTCTCGAGCGCATTCCCGTGTTCACCGTGCGATCGACGCGTGGGTTCGAGGGGTTTCTCGCCGCTGAGATCGAGCGCGCCGCGCGCGATGGCGGGGGAGGCAGCGGCGGCTAGAGCCGAACCGACTCCGCCGTCTTCACAAGGGTCTCGCCGTAGGTCGCCATCTGCGCGTTGGCGCAGACGGCCACCACGATGAGGTTGCTCGGTCCCCGCCCCATAGCTGTAGTCCATCGGCACGCCCTTCATCGTTCCGCTGCCATCGATGATCTCGAGGTCGAGGTCATTGACCATGCGTCGCGCGGGCTTCGCCGAACGCGCATTGCTGCACAGGCGGCGCATCTGCTTGCCCCACTCCCGCATCAGCAGGTGCCGATCGGCTCCTCTCGGCGCCACCGCGAAGCTGATCATGGCGCGCCCGTCGTTCGAGGAGGCGGTGATGGTTGCACCGTCTGCACTGGTTGTCGTCTTCCAGCCGTCGGGAACCCAGAAGCGGAAACCGCTGGGATGGCGGAAGACCCTGGCTTGCGCGGTGCGCGAGAAGGCGACCGCAGTGAGCGCCACGATGGCGGCGATCAGCCAGACCCTGGCGCGATGTGAGGCTGACATGCCAGATCTGCTTCTGGGGGCGCAGACCCGTCTCCTGTGCCGCGATCGCCGCGGCACGCAGGCCCCTTCGCGAGGCGGAGGGAGGAGAAGGCGGCGGGCACGAGAAGCCTCCCGCTCGCCGCGCGACGCCCCCCGGGCGCGCGGTGGTGGCGCCCGCGACGTCGGGCGAGTCAACCTGTGGGAGCCACGTCATGCCCAGCCCCTCTGAGAAGCGCCTCATTCGCGTGGGTCATAGCCCAGACCCGGACGACGCCTTCATGATCTACGGCTTTGCCTCTGGCGGCGTGGACTGCGGCGATCTCGTCCTCGAGCACGTTCTCGCAGACATCCAGACCCTCAACGAGTGGGCACTCGAAGGTCGTCTCGAGGTCACGGCGGTGTCGATGGGCGCCTACGCGCACATCGCCGAGCGATACGCGCTCCTCCCCAACGGCGCCAGCATCGGCGACGGCTACGGCCCCATCGTTGTGGCCCGCACGCCCGAGCTCGCGCTCGTCGGGAAGCGCATCGCTGTGCCTGGCGTGAACACGACGGCCTACCTCGTCCTGCGACTTCTCCTCGAACAATTCGAGGCGGTTCCGATGCCGTTCGATCAGATCATCGACGCTGTCACCGCGGGCGAGGTCGACGCCGGGCTCGTGATACATGAGGGGCAGCTCACCTACGCCGACGCCGGCCTCCACAAGCTCGTCGACATCGGTGCATGGTGGATGGAGCGCGAAGGGCTTCCGCTGCCCCTCGGGGTCGACTGCGTGCGGCGCGATCTGGGGCCCGAGCTGTGCAGCCGCATCGCGGGGCTGCTGGGCGCCTCCATCGCGCACGGCATGGCGCACCGCGACGAGGCCATCGAGTTTGCGCGCCAGTATGGTCGCGGCATCGACCCGGCCCGCACCCATCGGTTCGTCGAGATGTATGTGAACCACGACACGCTCGACTACGGTGAGCGCGGTCGCGAGGCCGTGCGCCGGGTTCTTCGGCGCGGCCATGAGCGCGGGTATCTCCCCGCGGTGGCGAGTGTTGATTTCATCTCCTTCCCCGAATCGGGGAAGATGGGGGCGAGGGGAGAGCGATGAGCGTTCCAACGCAGGCTGCCGAAGTGGTCGAGGTGCGTGCGCTTCGCCACGACGTGCGCGAGCTGGTGTTGCGCCCGGTCGAGCGGCAGGTGACCTTTCAGGCGGGGCAGTGGATCTCTGTTCATCTTCCGCTGGGGGGAGACAAGCCCACGGTGCGCGCCTACACCCTGGCCGAGCCCCCGACGGCTGACGGGCGCATGGTTCTCTGCTTCGATCGGGTCAAGGGAGGCGCCGCGTCGGCGTTCCTGTTCGAGGTCAGGGTGGGCGACCGTCTGGTGGTCTCCGATCCGCTGGGGAGCTTCACGATGCCGCAGGCAGACGGGCGAGGGGTGGCCATGGTCACGTGGCTGACCGGTGTGGTGCCCATGCGCTGCATGCTGCTCGACCTGGCGCGCGGCTCCGACCGCCCGCCGCCGCGCACCCTGCTGCTGTACGGGGGGCCTTCCGCCGATGCCATGCCCTACCACCAGGCGCTTCTCGAGATGGCGCGCGCCCATCCCTGGTTCTGCTACGTGCCCGTGGTTCCTCCGTCAGAGGCCACACCGCAGGAAGGCATGCAGCGCGTGCTTGAGACAATGCCCACGGCGTTCGACCAGGCCTTCGGGGGAGAGGCTGGTCCGCAGACGGTGCATCCGATGCTGGCGGGGGTGCGCGCTCTCGTGCTGCCCGCCCGTGAGTGGCTGGTCACACACCTGGGCTACGCGCAAGCCCAGGTGCAGAAAGAGCTCTACGACTGAGGCGCGGCAGCGCCGCTCAGGCGGAGAACGAGGTTCCGCACGAGCAGCTCTTGCGCGCGTTCGGATTCTCGAACTTGAACCCCCCGCCGATGAGGGCGTCAGAGTAGTCGAGCACCATGCCGCGAATGAAGATGGCGCTCTTTCGGTCGACCACCAGCTTTACGCCGTCGTGCTCGGTGACGGTGTCCTTCTCGGTGATCTGGGTGTCGAACGTGAGGGTGTAGGTGAGGCCGGCGCAGCCGCCGCCCTTTACGCCCACGCGCAGAACGATCTCATCGACCCCCTTCTTGTCGCGAAGTCGCTTGATCTCCTCGAGCGCGGCGTCAGAGAGCTGCACCGGCGGCTTCTTCGGCTCGCTGGCCGCGCTCTCGGCGCGCGGCTCGTCGCTGTTCGTGGGGTCTACAGTTGCATTGTCGGCGGACATGGGGGGACCTCCTGTGATGGATTGGCGTGTAGGGCCTCGGCCTGCGCCTGCGCGGCAGGCTGGCCCTGTGCTTTCTTGATGGGGAGAGGCATCGGCGACATCTCGCGCAGACGCATTGCGCTCTCGATGACCCGTGTTGCGGCGCGCTCGATCTCGGCCTCCGTGGTGAAGCGGCTGAGCCCGAAGCGCAGCGAGCCGTGGGCGCGCTCGTCTGGCAGCCCGAGGGCGCGCAGCACGTGCGAGGGGGCAAGGGTGGCCGAGGTGCAGGCCGAGCCGCTCGACACAGCGACGCTTCTCGAGAGGTCGGTGATGAGGGCTTCTCCGTCGACGTGCGCGATGCTGATGTTGAGGTTGTTCACGAGGCGATGGGTCATCGAGCCGTTCACCTCGACGTCGTCGAGACCGGCGACCAGCCGCTCGAGCAGCTGGTCACGCAGGGTGCGCAGGCGGGAGGGCTCGGAATCGAGCAGGGTCTGCGCCAGCGCCGCGGCAGCGCCGAACCCCACGATTCCGGGCACATCGAGGGTGCCGCTCCGCAGTCCTCGCTCGTGCCCGCCGCCATGCAGCAGCGGCGCGAGGGTCACGCGGGGGCGACGCCGTCGCACGTAGAGGGCGCCCACTCCCTTGGGACCGTGCATCTTGTGCGCGGAGAGCGACATGAGGTCTACGTTCATGGCGTTCACGTCGAGTGCGATGCGTCCCGCGGCCTGTGCCGCGTCGGTGTGGAAGAGCACCCCACGCGCACGGCAGATGGCGCCGATGTCGCGCACGGGGGCGATGACGCCGATCTCGTTGTTGGCGGTCATGACCGACACGAGAACCGTGCGGTCGGTGATGGCCTCCTCGATGCGCGCGGTCGAGACGAGCCCTTCGGAGTCGACGGGCACCAGCGTCACGCGCAAGCCGTTGTCTGAGAGATGGGCGCAGGTGTCGAGCACGGCCTTGTGCTCGGTGCTCACCGTGACGATGTGGTCGCCTTGCGCTGCGCTTGCCTTCGCGACGCCCAGTATGGCAAGATTGTCTGATTCGGTGGCCCCGCTGGTGAAGATGATCTCGCGTGGCTCCGCGCCGATGAGCGCGGCGACCTGCTCCCGGGCGATCTCGACGTGCTCCTCGGCTCGCCAGCCGAAGGCGTGGCCTCGGCTGGCCGCGTTGCCGTACGATTCGCAGAAGAACGGAAGCATGGTTTCGAGCACGCGCGGATCGACGCATGTCGTGGCGTGGTTGTCGAGATAGATCATGCTCACGAGGCTGCGACCTCCTGGCACACCAGCTCGCTGACCCGGATCTGCTCTAGGGTTGCGACGACGCGATCCTGAACCATGCGCATGGGCTCGATGATGTCACAGCTGGCGGCGATGTTGCAGCAGGTGTCGCCCGTGCAGCGCACGATGTGCAGGGGGCCTTCGATGACCCGCAGGACGTCAGCCACCGAGGTCTCGTCGAGGCGAGCGAGAAGAGCGTAGCCGCCCGCGGCGCCAGGGGTTGCTCGAACCAGCCCCTCTCGCGCAAGCCGCTGGAGGATCTTGGCCATGAGCTCCGGGGGGATGCCGTAGCGCGCAGAGATCTCGCGGGCCGTCACGAGGCGATCAGAGGAGGCACGCCACAGATGCCCGAGCGCCAGTATGGCGTAGTCGGTCTGCATCGACAGGACGAGCATGGGGTTCTCCTCTCTCGCGTGCGCGGGTCTGTGCTAAAGGCGACCGTATGAGTCGGAGATATTCTCCAGTCGGGCCTCTCGGTTCCTGTATGCCCAGCGCGGGGGCGGGGTGTTCTGGCGCCAGTTGAAGGCCACCTCCAGCAGGCGGGCGAGGATGTGTCCTGTCAGCCCCCAGATGACGTGCTTGCCGCCCGTGAAGTGGTGCACGGGGTAGTAGCGGCGGTCGCCCACCGTTCGTTCCTCGAGACGGCAGAGCGTCGGGTCGAGGAGGCGCTGGAGCGGAACGCTGAAGATCTCTGCGGTCTCGTCCGGGCTCGCGACCAGCGCGACGGGCCAGGCGATTCGTGCCACCCATGGGGTGACCTGGAACGAAGAGATGGTCGGCACGTCGTCGAGGGCCCCGAGAACCTCGACCTGCGAGGCGGGTAGTCCGATCTCCTCGTGGCTCTCGCGCAATGCCGTGGCGAGCAGGTCGTGGTCGTCATCGTGGCGTCCACCCCCCGGGAAGGAGACCTGTCCCTTGTGGTGCCCCACGGTCTCGGTGCGAAGGGTGAGCAGAACGTGCAGGTCGCCGTCAGCTTCGAACAGGGGTACGAGCACGGCGGCCGGCCGCAGGCGGGGAGGGTCGATGACGCGGCGCTCGCGCGTGGTCAGCGTGCGCCGGATCTGTTCGAACGTCTCTTTCGGTGGGAAGGCGACGGAACCGCTCTCGGCGGGTGCGTGAGGATGTGGTGGAGGGGCCGAGGGCGTAGAGGACGGAGGGATGCGGGTGCTCACGGCGCTGCCTTCTCGACGGCTGTGAAGTCCCCTTCCTGTGGGGGAAGGTCCTTGACAAGGGCCGGAGGCCCTGTGGTATAATCTGCGGGCATTCGGCTCGGTCTTGTGCTGAGCCTGCCCCATTGATTCCGACGTAGCTCAATGGCAGAGCAACCGGCTGTTAACCGGTAGGTTGTAGGTTCGAGTCCTACCGTCGGAGCCAGCAATCCAGGGCCGCCCGCAATGGCGGCCCTTTCTCTTGGTCAGACATGCCGCTTCCGCAGATTGCCCGAGACGTGCGCGCCTGGGCGCGAACCGACGCCAATCCCCTTACCGCGGCGCTTCAAAAAGCGCGCGAAGAGGCGCGTGACATCATTGACCTGGCGGGAGCCATGGCGCATGAGAACGGTCTCGTTCCACCGCCCGAACGGCTGCGAGGGCTCGCCGACGATGCGGTATCTCGCGCACTGCGCTATCGACCGGATCCACGCGGTCAGCGTGATGCCCGGGAAGCGGTCGCGGCCTTCTACCAGCGCCGTGGACTGGCCACGCACCCCGATCAGATACTCCTGACCCCTGGCAGCAGTGTGGGCTACCTCTGCCTTCTGCGAGCGCTGTGCAACGCGGGCGACGAGGTGCTCGTCCCTCAGCCCGGGTACCCCCTGTTCGACGATCTCTGCACATTTGCGGGCGCCCGTCAGCGCTACTATCATCTGCGAGACGACGGCGGGCACTGGCGCATCGATCTGGAAGACCTGGCCTTCCAGATCACGCCCCGCACGCGCGTGGTGGCCCTCGTCTCACCGCACAACCCGCTGGGCGTCGTGCTGTCTGCGAACGAGCTTGCGGCGATTGCGTCGCTGTGCGAGAAGCACGGCATGACCCTGGTCTTCGATGAGGTCTTCTCCGAGTACATCGCTTCGCCGTTCCTGCCTCGTCCGCAGGGGGGCTGCGTCACCGTTCTGCTCAACGGACTCTCCAAGATGCTCTGGTTGCCCGGGCTGAAGGTCGGCTGGATGCGGGTGAGCGAAGGCGCCTCAGACCTGCTCGATGTGCTCGAGTACGCGGGGGATCTGCTGCTGCCCGTCTCCGAGATCGGGCAGGCCATGACGGCAGGGCTCCTCGAGACCGCTGACGGCGACGCGGCGTCTTTCGCCGTCGAGATCGCGCGTCGGCGTGACCGCGTGATCGAGGTGCTCGGCCATCCGGTGGTGCCGAGCCAGGGCGGCGTGTATGTCTGCGTTCCGGTGGACGGCGACGACGACGAGGTCGCCTTGCGGGCGCTCGAGAACGGCGTTGCAGTGCATCCTGGCCACTACTACGCGCTCGACGGGCATGTTGTCTTCACCTGTCTGGCCAACGAGTCCCGACTCGTCGAAGGGGCTCGTCGCCTTCGCGAGACACTTGCCGCGCGCTGATCGCGAGGCAGGCTTGTGCCGGCTCGGCGTCAAACCTTACGGCCATGTTCTGCATCTCTTGCGGTCATCGGAACCCGGACGAAGCCGACTTCTGCATGAAGTGCGGCGCCAAGATTCCACGCGACGCATCCGCCGACGCGGGGAATGCTGCCCACGCCGCCACCGCCGCCGCTCCTGCGGTGTCGCCCTCGTCGTCGCCAGGGCAGGGTGACGTCGCTCACGGAACCGCGCAGAAACCGCACGTTCCGCCGCTGCCAGCTGAGCAGGAGGTCTGGAGCGGCGCCATGAGCCTGAAAGGCATGCTCACGTGGGGCTGGGTGCTTGCGTTCGTGCTGCCGGTGCCCATCGTCGGGGGGGCGTTCTACATGCGCGCCCGCTTCGAAGGCCAGGCGTGGCTGCTCTCGCTCGTCTCGCTCCTGCCGCTTGCGGTCTTCGCCTGCAAGCTCATGGTTGCCCGTTCAACCCACTTCCGCCTGACCACCGAGCGAATCACGGTGGTCTCGGGCATCTTCTCTCGTACCTCGGTCGACCTGCAGCTGATACGCGTTGCCGACGTGCAGTTCTTTCAGTCGCTTCTGGGGCGCCTGCTCGATGTGGGTGACATTCGCCTTCTCACCACCGACAAGGCGGCTCCCGACCTCGTGATTCCCGGGGTCGACCAGCCGGCCGACTTCAAGGAGAAGATCTGGAACCTCGTTCGCGACAGACGTCGCAACCTGGTGCCGATGGAGCAGCTCAACCAGAGCCTGACAGCGGTGAGCGGCGAGGGCCCTGGGCTGTTCTAGTCTCGCGTCCTTGACTCCCGACGATGAAAAAGGCGAGACAGCCCGCGCGCCGGAACGCGGGCTATTCGACCAGCCCTTTTCTCATGGCGTGCGCCACGGCCTGGGCGCGGTCGTTCACCTCGAGCTTGCGGAAGATGGTGCGCAGATGCGCCTTCACCGTCTTCTCGCTGATGACCAGGGCGTCAGCGATCTCCTTGTTCGATTTTCCCTGGGCCACGTATTGCAGAACCTCGATCTCGCGTTCGGAGAGCTCGCGCAGCAGCGCCTTGTTGTTTTGCCCCGCGGCCGGCGGGCCTTCCCGCGCGAGGTGTGCGAACTCCTTGAGCACGCGGCGGGCCAGGGCGGGCTGCACCAGCGAGCCGCCCCCGTGAACGACGCGGATGGCGCGTGCCAGGTCTTCCTGTGACGAGTCCTTGAGAAGGTAGCCGGTTGCGCCGGCCTTCACGGCCTCGACCACGTATTCGTCTTCGTCATACATCGAGAGGATGATGATCTCGACATCGGGCCAGTCCTGTTTGATCAGGCGGGTGGCATCGATGCCGTTGATCCCAGGCATGTTGATGTCCATGAGCACCACGTCGGGCGCCGCCGATGCGATCATGTCGATGGCTTCACGGGCGCTGCTGGCCTTCCCCACGATGGTGAAGTCGCTGTGCAGCTCGAGCATTCGCGATGTGCCTTCGCGCACGATGGTGTGATCATCGACCACCATCAGCCGGACCTTTTCTCCGTCGACCATCTGCCTTCTCCTATCGTTGACCGTCGGACGTATCAACCGTGGTACCACCGGCCTCGACGGCTCGGGCCGGCTCTGATGCTGTTTCGAGGGCGCGCTCCCCCAGCCTTGCGAGGGCGTCGTCGACGGCGTTGAGCGCGGCCAGTTGAACCACCAGGCTCCCGTCTTCAGCGGAAGCCTCTTCCGAGGCCGAGGCTCGCGGCAGCGGGAGCTCGAAGACCACCGCGGTACCTTCGCCCTTTCGGCTCTGCACGCGCATCGAACCTCCCAGGAACGCGGTGCGCTCGCGCATGCCCTCTACCCCGTGTGATTCTCCTCGCCTGAACTTGTCAGACATCTCCTGGGCGTCGAAGCCGCAACCGTCGTCGACCACCGTTACCGAGACGTGTGTGGCGTCGGCACCCAGTCGAACCTTTACAGTTCTCGCACGGGCGTGCTTCTTGACGTTGGTGAGCGACTCCTGGACCACGCGGAAGATGGTGGTCTCCAAGGTGGATGGCAGTCGACGGGCGGGCATGTCCTTGGCGTCAAGGCTCGACTCCACCCCGTTCTCACGGGTGAAGCGCTTGAGGTAGTTCTCGATCGAGGGCACCAGCCCAAGGTCGTCGAGGGACGAGGGGCGCAGGTTGAAGATGATGGTGCGAACCTCGCGCACGCTGTCGGCAATGATGGATCGCGTGGCGGCCAGCTGCTCCTTCACCTCGTCGACGGCGCCTGCGCCCAGCAGCGCCTGGCAGACCTGGATGTTGGAGAGCATGGCCGCGAGCGACTGTGCGACGCTGTCGTGGATCTCGGAGGCGAGGCGCTTGCGCTCATCTTCCTGACCCGCCACCACCTTGCCGAGGAGCTTCTCGATGAGGGCCTGCTTCTCACGTGACGCCTGCTGCAGCCGCGTGTTCTCGATGACCATGGCGATCTGCGACGCCACACTTGTGAGAACCACGAGCTCCTCGGAGCGGAATGTGTAGCGCTCGCGGGTTCCCGTGACGAGAAGGCCGATGACCTTGTCCTTGAGGGTGAGAGGGAGGCAGGCCATGCTCGCCAGCCCTTCGTTCACGGCAGCGCCCATGAGAAGCGACGGGAAGCGTTCGTCCATCTCTGAAACGGTGAGTGCGTGCCGCAAGGTCAGCATCTCGGCCACCAGCGGGTCTGAGAGCGGAAGTCGGGCCTTCGAGTCGAAGCGGGCAGAGAGGCCGACACGCGCGACAGGCACAAAGCGCTCCTCGCGCTCTTCGTACACGAGCACCGCGCCACCGTTCAGCCCCCCGATGCGCAAGGTGAGCCGCAGGGCCTGCTCGCACACATCGGCGAGGCTCAGCGAAGCAGCCACGAGACGCGCGACGTCGTTGAGGATGGTGAGCTCGTCAACGCGATCCTTGAGCTCTCGCACCAGGTCGCGCTCCTTCACGTGACTGGCGTCTCTTGCCGCCAGCATCTCCCCCAGGAACGCCAGCGCGCGTCCTCGGAGGATCTCCGCGGAGGTTCGGCTGGCGCGGGTGCGAAGGGCGGGGTCGTCGGTGGCGCGGCTGTCTACGAAGAGGTCGATGGCAAGGTTTGCGGGAAGCGCGTCGAGACTGGCGTGAACCGGCAGGTTCAGGGCAGCCGCAAGGCCGGCCGCATCGGCGGCTGGAGGGCCTACCACCGCGACCACCTCTACCGAGGGCACGCCCATCAGGTTCTGCAGCAGATGGGCCGCATCTTCACCGCCATCGATGAGCGCCACGCGGATCGTTCCGGAGGGCTCAGGGAGAGGAGGGTCGGCGGCAACAGGCTTCTCACCGACGAGATCGTTCACCACTTCGAGGAGCAGGGCCGGGTTGAACGGTTTGGGGATGTAGGAAGCGACCTCTTCCACGAGCTCGCGCTCCCGACGGTCCCGGATCGATGACCCGGTCATGATCACCACGGGGATGTGAACCGTCGACGCATCGGCCTTGAGGGCGCCCAGCACCTGCCAGCCGTCCATGCTCGACCCCATCATCACATCGAGGAGAATGAGGTCTGGACGCTCTCGTCGCGCCAGCTCGAGCGCTTCTTCCCCGCTGTGGGCCGAGATGGTAGCGTACTGCTCGAACTGGAGATTCACTTCCACCAGACGCACGATGTCGGGATTGTCGTCCGCGACGAGTATGCGTCCTCTCGACACGGCTAGAGCTCGCTCTTGAGCTTCTCTGCCGAGGCCAGCGACTCCAGGCGCATGAGACCCAGATTTGCTTTCTTGCGCGCCAGCACCATCAGGAAGACCTCGCCGTTCACGGGAGAGAGCATCACATTGGCGCTTCCTATCTCGACAAGGACGCTGTCGACGGCGCCCTTGTCGCTGCGCTCGGCGGTACTCTCCGCCGCGGAGAGGATCTCGGAGGCCGAGACGGCCAGCGTGTCTGCATCGACACCGTCGAGACGGCCGTTCTGCTCGATGACGAGGCCGTCGCGGCTCACCACGAGACTGGCTTCGATGCCGGGGGTGTTGCCCAGGGCCTGGAGAATCGTGTCCATT is part of the Pseudomonadota bacterium genome and encodes:
- a CDS encoding ribulose 1,5-bisphosphate carboxylase, which codes for MCREQSTALWNRVGVNEDYRPKHAALLVELSDARELEGPSAPTVTGKNKRWWRARARIAHPMLNFGPRLPNMLTAVAGEGAFFTPGVPHVRLEDIHLPPSFLEHFEGPRFGVQGIREILDVHDRPIIAGVIKPNIGMPVEPFAELGYQALRGGADIVKDDEMLADAPYSPLAARAARVYPKVRAASAETGENKLYLMNITDEVHRLVELYEVAVAIGSGHAAVMLNAATIGLSGCRLVTRKARVPVFSHFDMIAPMSRLAFHGVSSRVWTRLQRLVGFDAIIMPGLSDRMHLTPDEVMADFRACLEPMGSIAPALPMPGGSDWAGSVKRMFETFQTPDFGLVPGRGIFGHPGGPAAGARSIREAIDLVARGIDPADPDVQTESIREAFAAFGH
- a CDS encoding ABC transporter substrate-binding protein; its protein translation is MPSPSEKRLIRVGHSPDPDDAFMIYGFASGGVDCGDLVLEHVLADIQTLNEWALEGRLEVTAVSMGAYAHIAERYALLPNGASIGDGYGPIVVARTPELALVGKRIAVPGVNTTAYLVLRLLLEQFEAVPMPFDQIIDAVTAGEVDAGLVIHEGQLTYADAGLHKLVDIGAWWMEREGLPLPLGVDCVRRDLGPELCSRIAGLLGASIAHGMAHRDEAIEFARQYGRGIDPARTHRFVEMYVNHDTLDYGERGREAVRRVLRRGHERGYLPAVASVDFISFPESGKMGARGER
- a CDS encoding iron-sulfur cluster assembly accessory protein, translated to MSADNATVDPTNSDEPRAESAASEPKKPPVQLSDAALEEIKRLRDKKGVDEIVLRVGVKGGGCAGLTYTLTFDTQITEKDTVTEHDGVKLVVDRKSAIFIRGMVLDYSDALIGGGFKFENPNARKSCSCGTSFSA
- a CDS encoding aminotransferase class V-fold PLP-dependent enzyme, which encodes MIYLDNHATTCVDPRVLETMLPFFCESYGNAASRGHAFGWRAEEHVEIAREQVAALIGAEPREIIFTSGATESDNLAILGVAKASAAQGDHIVTVSTEHKAVLDTCAHLSDNGLRVTLVPVDSEGLVSTARIEEAITDRTVLVSVMTANNEIGVIAPVRDIGAICRARGVLFHTDAAQAAGRIALDVNAMNVDLMSLSAHKMHGPKGVGALYVRRRRPRVTLAPLLHGGGHERGLRSGTLDVPGIVGFGAAAALAQTLLDSEPSRLRTLRDQLLERLVAGLDDVEVNGSMTHRLVNNLNISIAHVDGEALITDLSRSVAVSSGSACTSATLAPSHVLRALGLPDERAHGSLRFGLSRFTTEAEIERAATRVIESAMRLREMSPMPLPIKKAQGQPAAQAQAEALHANPSQEVPPCPPTMQL
- a CDS encoding Rrf2 family transcriptional regulator, encoding MLVLSMQTDYAILALGHLWRASSDRLVTAREISARYGIPPELMAKILQRLAREGLVRATPGAAGGYALLARLDETSVADVLRVIEGPLHIVRCTGDTCCNIAASCDIIEPMRMVQDRVVATLEQIRVSELVCQEVAAS
- a CDS encoding CoA pyrophosphatase, with translation MGQAQHKTEPNARRLYHRASGPCQGPSPTGRGLHSRREGSAVSTRIPPSSTPSAPPPHPHAPAESGSVAFPPKETFEQIRRTLTTRERRVIDPPRLRPAAVLVPLFEADGDLHVLLTLRTETVGHHKGQVSFPGGGRHDDDHDLLATALRESHEEIGLPASQVEVLGALDDVPTISSFQVTPWVARIAWPVALVASPDETAEIFSVPLQRLLDPTLCRLEERTVGDRRYYPVHHFTGGKHVIWGLTGHILARLLEVAFNWRQNTPPPRWAYRNREARLENISDSYGRL
- a CDS encoding pyridoxal phosphate-dependent aminotransferase — translated: MPLPQIARDVRAWARTDANPLTAALQKAREEARDIIDLAGAMAHENGLVPPPERLRGLADDAVSRALRYRPDPRGQRDAREAVAAFYQRRGLATHPDQILLTPGSSVGYLCLLRALCNAGDEVLVPQPGYPLFDDLCTFAGARQRYYHLRDDGGHWRIDLEDLAFQITPRTRVVALVSPHNPLGVVLSANELAAIASLCEKHGMTLVFDEVFSEYIASPFLPRPQGGCVTVLLNGLSKMLWLPGLKVGWMRVSEGASDLLDVLEYAGDLLLPVSEIGQAMTAGLLETADGDAASFAVEIARRRDRVIEVLGHPVVPSQGGVYVCVPVDGDDDEVALRALENGVAVHPGHYYALDGHVVFTCLANESRLVEGARRLRETLAAR
- a CDS encoding zinc-ribbon domain-containing protein, whose translation is MFCISCGHRNPDEADFCMKCGAKIPRDASADAGNAAHAATAAAPAVSPSSSPGQGDVAHGTAQKPHVPPLPAEQEVWSGAMSLKGMLTWGWVLAFVLPVPIVGGAFYMRARFEGQAWLLSLVSLLPLAVFACKLMVARSTHFRLTTERITVVSGIFSRTSVDLQLIRVADVQFFQSLLGRLLDVGDIRLLTTDKAAPDLVIPGVDQPADFKEKIWNLVRDRRRNLVPMEQLNQSLTAVSGEGPGLF
- a CDS encoding DNA-binding response regulator; amino-acid sequence: MVDGEKVRLMVVDDHTIVREGTSRMLELHSDFTIVGKASSAREAIDMIASAAPDVVLMDINMPGINGIDATRLIKQDWPDVEIIILSMYDEDEYVVEAVKAGATGYLLKDSSQEDLARAIRVVHGGGSLVQPALARRVLKEFAHLAREGPPAAGQNNKALLRELSEREIEVLQYVAQGKSNKEIADALVISEKTVKAHLRTIFRKLEVNDRAQAVAHAMRKGLVE